In Helianthus annuus cultivar XRQ/B chromosome 3, HanXRQr2.0-SUNRISE, whole genome shotgun sequence, a single window of DNA contains:
- the LOC110931557 gene encoding pelargonidin 3-O-(6-caffeoylglucoside) 5-O-(6-O-malonylglucoside) 4'''-malonyltransferase-like — protein sequence MEINVNVSKLVKPSTPTPSTLRNFHISFFDDKSGNENVPLILYYSTSHKEPNDVQTNIFNHLEISLSKTLTEFYPLAGRYTRHSSFIDCNDQGALYIQAKANFQLSEFLHLKWELKSDMLQAFLPCDIRKAGEVDDPLLSVKVTTFDCGGVAIGMCISHKFGDMAAFCTFINNWATRSRKTGNELEVAKYSPLFALADRFPKPDQQLTDEAFERSPSVNNSVMRVFSFKGYAITKLREKVMSEDNNIKHRPSKVQLIVALLWKALVDIDKANGESKVSFVSQVVNLRNVLVPKAPENFCGNFVTFANAQIKVSEGDNMVDLPLIVKLLHDSTNKTTSGYARALSHPEKDYDFLSKPFSERLKSITGNSDVNAYVFTSWCKFSFYTTDFGWGKPVWRSITDMKTPQTVVMMDDEEGDGVEAWVLMDKKRMCELERDLNIKAYMV from the coding sequence CACCAACTCCATCAACCCTTCGTAACTTCCACATCTCTTTCTTTGATGACAAATCCGGGAATGAGAATGTGCCTTTAATTCTCTACTACTCTACATCACATAAGGAACCAAATGACGTACAAACCAACATATTTAACCATTTAGAGATTTCATTATCAAAAACTTTAACCGAGTTTTACCCACTGGCCGGGAGATATACACGTCACAGTTCGTTCATCGATTGTAATGATCAAGGCGCGCTATACATTCAAGCCAAAGCAAATTTCCAACTCTCGGAATTTCTACACCTTAAGTGGGAGTTAAAATCGGATATGCTACAAGCTTTTCTCCCGTGTGACATTAGAAAGGCCGGTGAAGTTGACGACCCCTTGTTATCCGTTAAAGTCACGACTTTCGACTGTGGTGGAGTTGCCATAGGTATGTGCATTTCACATAAATTTGGAGATATGGCCGCCTTTTGCACATTCATTAATAATTGGGCCACTAGAAGCCGAAAAACAGGCAATGAGTTAGAAGTAGCAAAATATTCTCCTCTCTTCGCTTTGGCTGATCGTTTCCCAAAACCCGATCAACAACTTACTGATGAAGCTTTTGAAAGATCTCCTTCGGTGAATAACTCGGTTATGCGAGTATTTTCATTTAAAGGGTATGCaataacaaagttaagagaaaaAGTCATGAGTGAGGATAATAATATAAAGCATAGGCCTTCAAAGGTACAACTTATTGTGGCACTATTATGGAAGGCCTTGGTTGACATAGATAAAGCAAATGGAGAATCGAAGGTATCTTTCGTTAGCCAAGTAGTTAACTTGAGGAATGTACTCGTTCCTAAGGCACCCGAAAACTTTTGTGGTAACTTTGTTACTTTCGCTAATGCGCAAATTAAGGTTAGCGAAGGAGACAACATGGTCGATCTTCCTTTAATAGTTAAGCTATTACATGACTCAACTAACAAAACAACAAGTGGTTATGCTAGAGCTTTATCACATCCTGAGAAAGATTATGATTTTTTATCAAAACCTTTTTCGGAGCGTCTTAAAAGTATAACTGGTAATTCTGATGTAAACGCGTACGTTTTTACTTCATGGTGCAAATTCTCATTCTACACTACTGATTTTGGTTGGGGTAAGCCTGTTTGGCGAAGTATAACGGATATGAAAACCCCACAAACTGTAGTCATGATGGACGATGAAGAAGGTGACGGGGTGGAAGCATGGGTTCTGATGGACAAAAAACGAATGTGTGAGTTAGAACGAGATCTCAATATAAAAGCCTACATGGTTTAG